A genomic window from Anthonomus grandis grandis chromosome 2, icAntGran1.3, whole genome shotgun sequence includes:
- the LOC126750425 gene encoding protein takeout-like: protein MGWLVATCLLVSLIGFGESAKLPTTWGRCKRTDSAFPECIRKNLELAIRSMNKPTPELSLSTFDPLDIPELYIGEGKGPVNVAQNFKNVQLHGLTNAKVFKSNFDWDKKQLVTDSLNPELRLEADYNMKGRVLLLPIVGEGRCNVTLFNMKIHHIMSFDYIEKKGKTYIKVTDFKVTMAPERVEFKFDNLFNGQKDLGDNINKVLNENNKEVFDDVRPGYEKSFGLIFKDLANRVLHKVPVNDIFLD, encoded by the exons CAACCACCTGGGGTAGATGCAAAAGGACCGATTCAGCATTTCCAGAGTGCATAAGGAAGAATCTCGAGCTCGCTATACGAAGCATGAACAAac ccACTCCTGAACTAAGCTTGTCTACTTTTGACCCTCTGGATATCCCCGAACTTTATATCGGAGAAGGCAAGGGACCTGTAAACGTAGCGCAGAATTTCAAGAATGTGCAGTTGCACGGATTGACTAACGCAAAAGTATTCAAATCCAA ttttgATTGGGACAAGAAACAATTGGTAACCGACTCCTTAAATCCTGAGTTAAGATTGGAAGCTGATTATAACATGAAAGGCAGAGTTCTTCTCTTACCAATTGTTGGAGAGGGCAGATGCAATGTAACCCTAT tcaACATGAAAATCCACCATATAATGAGCTTCGATTATATTGAAAAGAAGGGAAAAACATATATCAAAGTTACCGATTTTAAAGTGACCATGGCGCCTGAAAGGGTGGAGTTTAAGtttgataatttgtttaatggACAAAAGGATTTGGGAGATAATATTAATaag GTTCTTAACGAGAACAACAAGGAAGTGTTTGACGATGTCAGACCAGGATACGAGAAGAGTTTCGGACTGATCTTCAAGGATCTTGCCAATAGAGTATTACACAAAGTGCCAGTGAATGATATTTTCTTGGATtag
- the LOC126750424 gene encoding circadian clock-controlled protein daywake-like, giving the protein MYCKFICVLLLGSGVFIGAVQLPPEITKCKKSDSECMSKSIVQALQFFKNGNKELGFPKLQPFYLEKLEIEADPGKSVKLNQHYEKIYLHGMTNAEVKQFSLKDDGKTCKWEMIVYSPGTRMDADYKLTGQVLLFPINGYGRCNVTMQGISNKHSAECEHFTKKGKQHMRLKNYKMDMSVESCHFDFPNIIPGNEKISAELGKTVNENSLEIFKDVKGGFEEILSRLHESGANSIFAKIPEDELFLAE; this is encoded by the exons ATGTACTGCAAATTCATATGCGTCCTTTTGTTGGGTTCTGGGGTATTTATTGGTGCCGTACAACTAC ccCCAGAAATAACCAAATGCAAGAAAAGTGATTCGGAATGTATGTCAAAGAGCATAGTACAGGcgttgcaattttttaaaaacg GAAATAAAGAATTAGGTTTTCCCAAGCTACAACCATTTTATctggaaaaattagaaatagaaGCTGACCCAGGCAAGTCTGTCAAGCTGAACCAGCATTATGAAAAGATTTATTTACACGGAATGACCAACGCTGAAGTAAAACAGTTTAG cCTAAAAGATGATGGCAAAACCTGCAAATGGGAGATGATAGTCTACAGCCCAGGCACCCGAATGGATGCCGACTATAAATTAACTGGACAAGTTCTATTGTTTCCTATTAATGGTTACGGACGCTGTAATGTTACAATGC agGGCATTTCCAATAAACACTCAGCCGAATGCGAACACTTTACCAAAAAAGGAAAGCAACACATGcgcctaaaaaattataaaatggaCATGAGCGTGGAGAGTTGCCACTTCGATTTTCCCAACATCATCCCGGGAAATGAAAAGATTTCCGCAGAATTAGGAAAAACTGTCAATGAAAattctttggaaatatttaaagatGTTAAGGGTGGTTTTGAGGAAATTCTCTCCAGGTTACACGAAAGCGGAGCCAATAGTATTTTCGCGAAAATACCCGAAGATGAACTGTTTTTAGCCGAATAG